One region of Aminobacterium colombiense DSM 12261 genomic DNA includes:
- a CDS encoding FadR/GntR family transcriptional regulator, whose product MGISFTKINRQSVTESIVEAFKQKILNGEISSGDKLPSERDLVESFGVSRASVREALRALRYMGVLEVHSGEGTFLTENISLLSDHFKISLLLKQCSVRELVEARKIIECETVSLATIRSSKEEKEALKKLHKYAMTLVDDEQPFLKADFAFHEKIAEMSQNMVLVEMLNATRDLTLSENMYVIEREGQIKRALDFHSSILYYILSFDADNAQKAMLAHLEDIERSIRDLVSRH is encoded by the coding sequence ATGGGAATTTCTTTTACAAAAATTAATCGACAATCTGTTACAGAAAGTATAGTAGAGGCTTTTAAACAAAAGATACTTAACGGAGAGATTTCTTCTGGAGACAAACTACCCTCCGAAAGAGATTTGGTAGAGAGCTTTGGGGTTAGCAGAGCATCTGTACGAGAGGCGTTGAGAGCTCTCAGGTATATGGGCGTGTTAGAAGTCCACAGCGGAGAGGGGACTTTTCTGACCGAAAACATCTCACTTCTCTCTGATCATTTTAAAATTTCTCTTCTTCTTAAGCAGTGCTCTGTAAGGGAACTTGTAGAAGCGAGAAAAATAATAGAGTGTGAAACAGTATCTCTTGCAACGATAAGATCTTCTAAGGAAGAGAAAGAGGCCTTGAAAAAGCTGCATAAGTACGCGATGACGCTTGTAGACGATGAACAGCCTTTTTTGAAAGCGGATTTTGCTTTTCATGAAAAAATAGCAGAGATGAGCCAGAACATGGTGCTTGTTGAAATGTTGAATGCTACCCGAGATTTAACTCTTTCAGAAAATATGTATGTCATTGAGCGTGAAGGACAAATTAAGCGAGCATTGGATTTTCACTCCTCAATACTCTATTACATTCTTTCTTTTGATGCAGATAACGCACAGAAAGCCATGCTCGCTCATTTGGAAGATATAGAACGTTCTATAAGGGACCTTGTTAGCAGACATTGA